From a single Miscanthus floridulus cultivar M001 chromosome 8, ASM1932011v1, whole genome shotgun sequence genomic region:
- the LOC136473630 gene encoding U-box domain-containing protein 27-like, translating into MGRREMNGRLSAEYQGLEVKVPNLFRCPISLDVMRSPVSLCTGVTYERASIERWLDSGNTTCPATMLPLPSTDLVPNLTLRRLIALWASTAAPSSPSSSSSSSPPAASAVGPTPAAAAAELLRRVADPGADPCPPLRKLAAFLSDDDVDEFDKNALARASGAAETVASVLLRRSADREAAEAAVRVLAAIAASDCIEEESKRRVAAALVADAASAAAALARVLRSGTSLEARVDAARLVESLLHNAAASAVPGARAAVAESEELVGELIRLVGPADDDKKKKSGGGGLTLDRQAVAAGLSCLAAIAATRRGARAEMVRLGAVPAAVRVLEADDAGSTRQALRVLEAAVGCAEGRAAVCESAGTAVPAVVSKMMKGGMGGVEAAVSVLWAVCHRYRDRRAVEAAAACEGGLTKLLLLMQSGCSAATRQMASELLKIFRVNGKSCVAGYDSKTSHIMPF; encoded by the coding sequence ATGGGGAGGCGCGAGATGAATGGGCGGCTATCGGCCGAGTACCAGGGCCTGGAGGTGAAGGTGCCCAACCTGTTCCGGTGCCCCATCTCGCTGGACGTGATGCGCTCCCCCGTGAGCCTCTGCACGGGCGTCACCTACGAGCGCGCCTCCATCGAGCGCTGGCTCGACTCCGGCAACACCACCTGCCCGGCCACCATGCTCCCGCTCCCCTCCACCGACCTCGTCCCCAACCTCACCCTGCGCCGCCTCATCGCGCTGTGGGCGTCCACGGCCgcgccctcctctccctcctcctcctcgtcctcctcaccgCCCGCGGCGTCCGCCGTCGGGcccacgccggccgccgccgctgccgagctCCTCCGCCGGGTCGCTGACCCCGGCGCCGACCCCTGCCCCCCGCTCCGGAAGCTCGCGGCTTTCCTCTCCGACGACGACGTGGACGAGTTCGACAAGAACGCGCTGGCTCGGGCCAGCGGCGCAGCGGAGACCGTGGCGTCCGTGCTGCTGCGGAGGTCGGCGGACAGGGAGGCCGCGGAGGCCGCCGTGCGTGTGCTGGCGGCGATCGCAGCGTCCGACTGCATCGAGGAGGAGAGCAAGAGGCGCGTGGCCGCGGCGCTGGTAGCCGACGCGGCGTCCGCGGCCGCGGCCCTGGCGCGCGTGCTGCGGAGCGGGACCTCGCTGGAGGCGCGCGTGGACGCGGCGAGGCTGGTGGAGTCGCTGCTCCACAATGCGGCGGCGTCGGCAGTCCCGGGCGcgcgggcggcggtggcggagtccgaggagctggtcggcgagctgatccgCCTCGTGGGCCCCGCGGACgacgacaagaagaagaagagcggcggcggcggcctgacCCTGGACAGGCAGGCCGTGGCGGCGGGGCTGTCGTGCCTGGCGGCTATCGCGGCGACGCGGCGCGGCGCCCGCGCCGAGATGGTCCGTCTGGGCGCCGTGCCCGCGGCCGTGCGCGTGCTGGAAGCCGACGACGCCGGGTCCACGAGGCAGGCGCTCCGCGTGCTGGAAGCCGCGGTGGGGTGCGCCGAGGGCCGCGCCGCGGTGTGCGAGTCGGCGGGGACCGCGGTGCCCGCGGTGGTGTCCAAGATGATGAAGGGCGGGATGGGCGGCGTGGAGGCGGCGGTGTCGGTGCTGTGGGCGGTGTGCCACCGGTACCGGGACCGGCGCGCCGTGGAGGCCGCGGCGGCGTGCGAGGGCGGGCTCACCAAGCTTCTGCTGCTGATGCAGAGCGGGTGCTCGGCGGCGACAAGGCAGATGGCGTCGGAGCTGCTCAAGATCTTCCGGGTGAACGGCAAGAGCTGCGTCGCGGGGTACGACTCCAAGACCAGCCACATCATGCCCTTCTGA